One Plasmodium cynomolgi strain B DNA, chromosome 12, whole genome shotgun sequence genomic region harbors:
- a CDS encoding ubiquitin carboxyl-terminal hydrolase (putative) yields the protein MLRNNIWVPIESNPESLYLYSCKLGQSKLTFQDIYGFDAELLDMIPQPVHAIILLYPLKEGMSNSNTETDGSTEQNIDNIWFIKQVVPNSCGTVALFHLYGNLKNKFELDKDSLLANFFDKVKDMTPEKRGQEFEVNKSIELLHHEFSGKASSTGDDIDVDTHFIVFVEIDGRLVELDGRKDHPVIHCTTTAASFKYDTGNVIQKKFIEKCKDDNRFSALAVVSSDAV from the exons ATGCTTCGGAACAATATTTGGGTTCCCATCGAGTCCAACCCGGAGTCCCTCTACCTTTACTCCTGCAAACTTGGACAGTCAAAGTTGACGTTTCAGGATATCTATGGGTTTGATGCGGAGCTCTTAGATATG ATCCCGCAACCCGTACACGCAATAATACTCTTATACCCCCTGAAAGAAGGCATG AGCAATTCAAATACTGAAACGGATGGAAGTACTGAGCAAAATATAGACAATATTTGGTTCATAAAacag gttgTTCCGAATTCATGCGGAACGGTGGCCCTTTTTCACCTCTACggaaatttaaagaataaatttGAGCTAG ACAAGGACTCCCTCTTGGCTAATTTTTTCGACAAGGTGAAGGACATGACGCCCGAAAAACGCGGACAG GAATTCGAAGTAAACAAGAGCATCGAACTGCTTCATCACGAATTTTCAGGAAAGGCTTCCAGCACGGGGGATGACATAGAC gTTGATACCCACTTTATCGTCTTTGTCGAAATTGACGGGAGGCTCGTCGAACTG GACGGAAGGAAGGACCATCCCGTTATTCATTGCACGACAACTGCTGCCAGTTTCAAATAC GACACGGGAAAtgtaatacaaaaaaaattcatagaaaaatgcaaagatgACAACAGATTTTCAGCCTTAGCAGTTGTATCAAGTGATGCTGTGTAG
- a CDS encoding ribosomal protein L29 (putative), whose protein sequence is MAKSKNHTNHNQNRKAHKNGIKKPKKHKFMSRKGLDPKFFKNQRYCLKGILKKKKELKLKQKQEKKN, encoded by the exons ATGGCGAAGTCAAAGAACCACACGAATCATAACCAA AATAGAaaggcacacaaaaatggaattaaaaaaccGAAGAAGCACAAGTTTATGTCTCGCAAGGGG TTGGAccccaaattttttaaaaaccaaAGATACTGCTTAAAGGGAAtcttaaaaaagaagaaggaattgAAATTGAAACAGAaacaagaaaagaagaacTAA